A genomic window from Streptobacillus felis includes:
- a CDS encoding sulfurtransferase TusA family protein — MIEECFGEICPIPFLKFEKIYNNLNEGEKFTIIVDHSCAKVKIENHCKNLQIKVEIVEPINGIWEITVWK, encoded by the coding sequence ATGATAGAAGAATGTTTTGGTGAAATATGTCCTATACCATTTTTAAAATTTGAAAAAATTTACAATAATTTGAATGAAGGTGAAAAATTTACTATAATTGTAGATCATAGTTGTGCTAAAGTTAAAATTGAAAATCATTGTAAAAATTTGCAAATAAAAGTTGAGATTGTTGAACCTATTAATGGTATTTGGGAGATAACTGTTTGGAAATAA